Proteins encoded within one genomic window of Triticum aestivum cultivar Chinese Spring chromosome 2D, IWGSC CS RefSeq v2.1, whole genome shotgun sequence:
- the LOC123049148 gene encoding uncharacterized protein produces the protein MSKTPPTSVRDLPSEIIVSVFMLLPGKYDRVRMSVACKSWRALYLQNLGMIPPELPWLVLPSTTKPMVHMTCGPFNYKLDLPAPIKDDAEFCGSHEGGWAALAMNTGENVLYNFNSKETLPMPTTMLLEEDLVVQAILKMASFSAPPLPDPAQCVVAAGLAITEPDSIHFAYWQYGVGAHWTRVSLGSRDGLSSPMVDIVYHTQRGCFVCLTDDQNLHFLKPRLGDDGITVMEYRFLKVSLAQSGSEMSMMTNFLQYMNLGTLSGQYIAQSGNEIWFISKYLDSFGNGNRTRWLRVKRLEEHGTSKEDTPYWSVVCELPGRVLFTGLASSRVFQRDDDFSDHAVFLDDRGIRVPGLLEVMFERTDSGMFSVKYSRAKPWPPAGGEEVAHVSNKCPPTWWLH, from the coding sequence ATGAGCAAGACGCCGCCTACATCAGTAAGGGACCTCCCATCAGAGATCATCGTCTCGGTGTTCATGTTGCTCCCCGGCAAGTACGACCGTGTACGGATGTCAGTTGCCTGCAAAAGCTGGAGGGCACTGTATCTTCAAAATCTTGGAATGATACCACCAGAACTGCCGTGGCTAGTCTTGCCATCAACCACCAAACCCATGGTTCATATGACCTGTGGTCCGTTCAATTACAAGCTTGATCTTCCAGCACCTATCAAAGATGATGCAGAATTCTGTGGGTCGCATGAGGGAGGTTGGGCTGCCCTGGCCATGAACACTGGAGAGAATGTTCTTTACAACTTCAACAGTAAGGAAACATTGCCAATGCCAACCACAATGCTTTTGGAGGAAGATCTGGTGGTTCAGGCAATATTGAAGATGGCTTCTTTTTCTGCTCCCCCTCTTCCAGATCCAGCCCAATGTGTGGTCGCTGCAGGTCTCGCCATCACTGAGCCAGATTCCATTCACTTTGCTTATTGGCAGTATGGTGTGGGTGCTCACTGGACCCGTGTTAGTCTTGGTAGCAGGGATGGTCTCAGCTCGCCTATGGTCGACATCGTATACCACACCCAGCGTGGTTGTTTCGTATGTCTCACAGATGACCAAAACTTGCATTTTCTTAAGCCGAGGTTGGGTGATGATGGCATTACAGTAATGGAGTACAGGTTCCTCAAGGTTAGTCTTGCCCAGTCCGGCAGTGAGATGTCGATGATGACGAACTTTCTACAATACATGAACCTAGGGACCCTATCTGGACAGTACATTGCGCAGTCCGGGAATGAGATCTGGTTCATCTCGAAATATCTGGACAGTTTTGGCAACGGCAACAGAACAAGGTGGTTGCGTGTGAAGAGGCTAGAGGAGCATGGTACCAGTAAAGAGGATACGCCGTACTGGTCTGTTGTGTGCGAGTTGCCGGGGAGGGTGCTGTTCACAGGACTTGCCTCTTCAAGGGTCTTCCAGAGGGACGACGACTTCAGTGATCACGCAGTGTTTCTTGATGACAGAGGCATCCGAGTTCCAGGGCTACTGGAGGTGATGTTCGAGCGCACCGACTCCGGAATGTTCTCCGTGAAGTACTCCAGGGCAAAGCCGTGGCCACCTGCCGGCGGGGAAGAAGTTGCACATGTGTCCAACAAGTGTCCACCAACCTGGTGGCTCCACTGA